A window of the Comamonas sp. Y33R10-2 genome harbors these coding sequences:
- a CDS encoding C40 family peptidase, translating to MKLKDSTFVQAASPQLLERRKAFLLAGSALALLAGCSTTKDKPKAAAQSSSPARLAGALSLDGDLRESLLARAMLVVNTRYTYGGNSPEGGFDCSGLIQWAVKGITEIRLPRTTAQWAQASNPVNGRELARGDFVFFNTLGGRYSHMGIFVGNGQFVHAPSSGGTVQRVRMDNVYFSKRFTEARSIFA from the coding sequence ATGAAGTTAAAAGACTCGACTTTCGTGCAGGCCGCGTCACCTCAATTACTCGAGCGCCGTAAAGCATTCCTGCTCGCAGGCTCTGCGCTGGCGCTGCTAGCCGGTTGCTCCACCACCAAAGACAAGCCAAAAGCCGCAGCGCAAAGCAGCTCACCCGCCCGTTTGGCCGGGGCATTGAGTCTGGATGGCGATTTGCGCGAGTCTTTGCTGGCCCGCGCCATGCTGGTAGTCAACACGCGCTACACCTATGGGGGCAACTCCCCAGAGGGCGGCTTTGACTGCAGTGGCCTCATTCAGTGGGCCGTTAAAGGAATTACGGAAATCCGCTTGCCCCGCACCACGGCGCAATGGGCGCAGGCCAGCAACCCGGTGAATGGGCGCGAGCTGGCGCGGGGAGATTTTGTGTTCTTCAACACGCTGGGCGGGCGCTATTCCCACATGGGGATCTTTGTGGGCAACGGCCAGTTTGTGCATGCGCCCTCCAGTGGAGGGACGGTGCAGCGAGTGCGCATGGACAACGTCTATTTCTCCAAACGTTTCACAGAAGCCCGCAGTATTTTTGCCTGA
- a CDS encoding DUF1266 domain-containing protein, producing MNGWTYALITFAVVYWVFRGGFKRLSAAKARGDMVSYQAGSPERNWALALAHPMAYHAMQGGFACDLNGADETLAKQLRPMVLHHLGLRTDLNDDQIRQQLPDAMRQRWFMLDLQRLQRSDDPQAAMAFACARVTFFVRCARLLNWIEEEPHWQLLMLNAQRAQQCFGSWLDFGQAYSKGRAQWVAQGRSDLRGIAFTSEEVAQWVTEDKHPWHCMNWNLPLAAEAADSAPHAVSAA from the coding sequence ATGAACGGCTGGACCTATGCCCTGATCACCTTCGCCGTGGTGTATTGGGTGTTTCGCGGCGGTTTCAAGCGTTTGAGTGCCGCCAAAGCCAGGGGCGACATGGTCAGCTACCAAGCGGGTAGCCCTGAGCGCAATTGGGCCTTGGCCCTCGCCCACCCTATGGCCTACCACGCCATGCAGGGCGGCTTTGCCTGCGATTTGAATGGTGCCGATGAGACCCTGGCCAAGCAATTGCGTCCCATGGTGTTGCACCACCTGGGACTGCGAACCGATCTGAATGACGATCAAATACGCCAGCAACTGCCGGACGCCATGCGCCAGCGCTGGTTCATGCTGGATTTACAGCGGCTTCAGCGCAGCGACGATCCGCAGGCGGCCATGGCTTTTGCCTGCGCCCGGGTGACGTTCTTTGTGCGCTGCGCAAGACTATTGAACTGGATCGAGGAGGAGCCTCATTGGCAGCTCCTCATGCTCAACGCACAACGCGCCCAGCAATGCTTTGGCAGCTGGCTGGATTTTGGGCAGGCTTATTCCAAGGGCCGTGCGCAGTGGGTGGCGCAAGGGCGCAGCGATCTGCGGGGCATCGCCTTCACCAGCGAAGAAGTCGCCCAATGGGTCACTGAAGACAAACACCCCTGGCATTGCATGAACTGGAATCTGCCGCTGGCAGCAGAGGCCGCTGACAGTGCGCCCCACGCAGTCAGCGCCGCCTGA
- the miaB gene encoding tRNA (N6-isopentenyl adenosine(37)-C2)-methylthiotransferase MiaB — translation MSKKVFIKTFGCQMNEYDSDKMADVLGAAQGYESTNDPEQADLILFNTCSVREKAQEKVFSDLGRYKHLKEKGVLIGVGGCVASQEGEEIIKRAPYVDVVFGPQTLHRLPELLNARAAKAKPQVDISFPEIEKFDHLPPARVDGASAFVSIMEGCSKYCSYCVVPYTRGEEVSRPFEDVLVEVAGLAEQGVKEITLLGQNVNAYLGKMGDTSEMCDFALLLEYVSEIPGIERIRYTTSHPNEFTPRLIEAYAKLPKLVSHLHLPVQHGSDKILMAMKRGYTAMEYKSTVRKLRAIRPDMAMSSDFIVGFPGETEEDFQKMMKLIHDVRFDNSFSFIFSPRPGTPAANLHDDTPHEVKLRRLQELQAVINNNIKDISNERVGTVQRLLVEGVSKRDGSELMGRTECNRVVNFPGNERLIGQMVDVKITEAKVYTLRAEVLVKD, via the coding sequence ATGAGCAAAAAAGTCTTTATCAAAACCTTCGGCTGCCAGATGAACGAGTACGACTCGGACAAGATGGCCGACGTGCTTGGCGCTGCCCAAGGCTATGAATCCACCAACGACCCCGAGCAGGCCGACCTGATTTTGTTCAACACCTGCTCGGTGCGCGAAAAGGCGCAAGAGAAGGTGTTTAGCGATCTGGGTCGCTACAAGCACCTGAAAGAAAAAGGCGTGCTCATTGGCGTGGGCGGCTGTGTGGCTAGCCAAGAAGGCGAAGAAATCATCAAGCGCGCGCCTTATGTGGACGTGGTTTTTGGCCCCCAGACCCTGCACCGCCTGCCCGAGTTACTTAACGCCCGCGCAGCCAAGGCAAAGCCGCAAGTCGACATTTCTTTCCCCGAGATCGAGAAGTTTGACCACCTGCCGCCCGCCCGCGTAGATGGCGCGTCAGCCTTTGTCTCCATCATGGAAGGCTGCTCCAAGTACTGCAGCTACTGCGTGGTGCCTTACACCCGCGGTGAAGAAGTCAGTCGCCCGTTTGAAGACGTGTTGGTAGAAGTAGCCGGTCTGGCCGAGCAAGGCGTCAAAGAAATCACGCTGCTGGGCCAGAACGTCAACGCCTATCTGGGCAAGATGGGTGACACCAGCGAGATGTGCGACTTTGCGCTGCTACTGGAATATGTCTCTGAAATCCCTGGCATTGAGCGCATTCGCTACACCACCAGCCACCCTAACGAGTTCACACCTCGTCTGATCGAGGCCTATGCCAAGCTGCCAAAGCTGGTCAGCCACCTGCACCTGCCCGTGCAACATGGCTCGGACAAAATCTTGATGGCCATGAAGCGCGGCTACACCGCTATGGAATACAAGAGCACTGTGCGCAAACTGCGTGCCATTCGCCCGGATATGGCCATGAGCAGCGACTTCATCGTCGGCTTCCCCGGCGAGACGGAAGAAGACTTCCAAAAGATGATGAAGCTCATCCACGATGTGCGCTTTGATAACTCGTTCAGCTTCATCTTCAGCCCCCGCCCCGGCACGCCCGCCGCCAATCTGCATGACGACACCCCGCATGAAGTGAAGCTGCGCCGCCTGCAAGAGTTGCAAGCCGTCATTAACAACAACATCAAAGACATCAGCAACGAGCGCGTGGGCACCGTGCAACGCTTGCTGGTGGAAGGCGTGAGCAAGCGCGACGGCAGCGAGCTGATGGGCCGCACCGAGTGCAATCGCGTGGTCAACTTCCCCGGTAATGAACGCCTGATTGGCCAGATGGTGGATGTGAAGATCACCGAAGCCAAGGTTTACACCTTGCGCGCTGAAGTGCTGGTCAAGGACTGA
- the fdhD gene encoding formate dehydrogenase accessory sulfurtransferase FdhD has translation MTESACPLPATKPLAALQSHAVTFFNAQQVEPQERVLAAEVPIALVFNGISHAVMMGSPGDVQDFALGFALTEGIIESAADCYSIEVSPVSAAAAGLPEGMDGIEVQLDIASRCFARLKDKRRSMTGRTGCGVCGVESFAALDLSFDALPAHDWLENVDAATVLKAIDALPPHQILNAKAGAIHAAGWATLSGEITDVLEDVGRHNALDKLIGRLARTGRLGEPGFVVLSSRGSHELVRKCAKVGIAALATISAPTVMGVRMADLTGLRFWGLCRPPKAVLYANGGKA, from the coding sequence ATGACCGAATCCGCCTGCCCCCTGCCCGCCACCAAGCCTCTAGCAGCTCTGCAAAGCCATGCCGTGACGTTCTTCAACGCGCAGCAAGTAGAGCCGCAAGAACGCGTATTGGCGGCCGAGGTACCAATTGCGCTGGTGTTCAACGGCATATCGCATGCGGTGATGATGGGCTCGCCCGGCGATGTGCAAGACTTTGCGCTGGGCTTTGCACTGACCGAAGGCATCATCGAAAGCGCAGCCGACTGCTACAGCATTGAAGTCAGTCCAGTCAGCGCAGCGGCGGCCGGTCTGCCCGAAGGTATGGACGGCATTGAGGTGCAACTCGACATTGCATCGCGCTGCTTTGCGCGCTTGAAAGACAAGCGCCGCAGCATGACGGGGCGCACGGGTTGCGGCGTTTGCGGGGTGGAGAGTTTTGCCGCGCTTGATCTGTCATTTGACGCCCTGCCCGCGCATGACTGGCTAGAGAACGTCGATGCCGCCACCGTACTCAAAGCCATTGACGCTCTGCCCCCGCACCAAATTTTGAACGCCAAAGCCGGCGCCATTCACGCCGCTGGCTGGGCTACGCTCAGTGGCGAAATCACCGATGTGTTGGAAGACGTGGGCCGCCATAACGCGCTGGACAAGTTGATTGGCCGCCTCGCCCGCACCGGCAGACTTGGGGAGCCCGGTTTTGTGGTGCTATCAAGCCGCGGCAGCCATGAACTGGTGCGCAAATGCGCCAAGGTCGGCATTGCGGCGCTGGCCACTATTTCAGCACCTACCGTCATGGGCGTGCGCATGGCCGATCTAACAGGTTTGCGCTTTTGGGGGCTGTGCCGCCCGCCCAAGGCGGTGTTGTATGCCAACGGCGGCAAAGCTTGA
- the modC gene encoding molybdenum ABC transporter ATP-binding protein, with protein MSTYHFISAQLKLIRSDFALDVDLQLPGHGVTALFGPSGCGKTSCLRSLAGLERAQGRVSVNGNIWQDDARKQWLPTHQRALGYVFQEASLFAHLSVQKNIDYGLKRTPVERRKVSRDRAVELLGIAHLMDRMPSTLSGGERQRVAIARALGTSPEVLLMDEPLAALDAQRKAEVLPYLEQLQRHLQIPVIYVSHSLDEVARLAQHMVLLDAGRVVAQGAVTDLLSRLDLPLAHGDIASSVVHATVQSHDAANHLSTLTFDGGLLQLVMAHPKPAGSQVQLRVQARDVSLSLSKPLGSSILNILAAQVLGLRQDGPGQVMVSLQAGNTRLLARITQYSAHALQLQPGMPLFAQIKGMALLD; from the coding sequence ATGAGCACCTACCACTTCATCTCCGCGCAGCTCAAGCTGATACGTTCAGACTTTGCACTCGATGTCGATCTGCAACTGCCCGGCCACGGCGTCACCGCCTTATTTGGCCCATCGGGCTGTGGCAAGACCAGCTGCTTACGCAGTCTGGCGGGACTGGAGCGCGCACAGGGCCGGGTCTCTGTCAACGGCAATATTTGGCAGGACGATGCACGCAAACAATGGCTCCCCACCCATCAACGCGCACTGGGCTATGTGTTTCAGGAAGCGAGCTTGTTTGCGCATCTGTCCGTACAAAAGAACATTGACTACGGCCTCAAGCGCACGCCAGTCGAACGGCGCAAAGTCTCCCGCGATAGAGCGGTTGAACTGCTCGGCATTGCGCATTTGATGGACCGCATGCCATCCACGCTCTCAGGCGGCGAGCGCCAGCGTGTCGCCATTGCCCGCGCACTGGGCACCAGCCCTGAAGTGCTGCTGATGGACGAGCCCCTCGCCGCCCTTGATGCGCAGCGCAAGGCCGAGGTGCTGCCTTATCTGGAGCAGTTGCAGCGCCATTTGCAGATACCCGTGATCTACGTCAGTCACTCGCTCGATGAAGTAGCGCGCCTCGCTCAGCACATGGTGCTGCTGGATGCAGGCCGGGTGGTGGCGCAAGGTGCTGTGACCGATCTCCTGTCCCGCCTTGATTTGCCGCTGGCCCATGGCGATATTGCATCCAGCGTAGTCCACGCCACCGTGCAAAGCCACGATGCAGCCAACCACCTGAGCACGCTGACCTTTGATGGCGGGCTATTACAACTCGTTATGGCTCACCCCAAACCGGCGGGCAGCCAAGTGCAGCTGCGCGTGCAGGCCCGCGATGTGAGCCTGAGTCTTAGCAAGCCTTTAGGCAGCAGCATCCTCAACATCCTTGCCGCGCAGGTGCTGGGCCTGCGGCAAGACGGGCCGGGCCAAGTCATGGTGTCGCTGCAAGCGGGCAATACCCGGCTGCTGGCGCGCATCACCCAATATTCGGCTCATGCCTTGCAGCTGCAACCGGGCATGCCACTGTTTGCGCAAATCAAGGGCATGGCACTTTTAGATTGA
- the modB gene encoding molybdate ABC transporter permease subunit, with amino-acid sequence MQLNAEDYAAIWLTLKLASVTTVLLMLMCTPLAWWLAHTRSRWRGPIGAVVALPLVLPPTVIGFYLLITMGPNGPIGKFTQALGLGNLPFTFAGLVVGSLIYSLPFTVQPLQRAFETLGTRPMEAAASLGASPIDRFLTVAVPLARPGFITAAVLTFAHTVGEFGVVLMLGGNIPGVTRVVSVQIYDHVEAMEYGHAHLLAAGMVVFSFMVLLALNWLQPKAEQRA; translated from the coding sequence ATGCAACTGAATGCCGAAGACTACGCAGCCATCTGGCTCACGCTCAAGCTCGCCAGTGTGACCACGGTGCTGCTCATGCTCATGTGTACACCGCTGGCATGGTGGCTAGCCCACACCCGCTCACGCTGGCGCGGGCCGATTGGGGCGGTTGTGGCGCTACCGCTGGTGCTACCGCCCACCGTCATCGGCTTTTATTTGCTCATCACCATGGGCCCCAACGGCCCCATCGGCAAATTCACGCAGGCCCTTGGCTTGGGCAACCTGCCCTTTACCTTTGCAGGCTTGGTGGTGGGCTCACTGATCTACTCCTTACCGTTTACCGTGCAGCCGCTACAACGCGCTTTTGAGACGCTGGGCACACGCCCCATGGAAGCCGCCGCCAGCTTGGGGGCCAGCCCGATAGATCGCTTTCTAACCGTGGCCGTTCCGCTGGCACGCCCCGGCTTTATTACCGCTGCCGTGCTGACCTTTGCTCACACCGTGGGCGAGTTTGGCGTGGTGCTCATGCTGGGCGGCAACATCCCCGGCGTGACGCGCGTGGTCTCGGTACAGATTTACGACCATGTGGAAGCCATGGAATACGGCCACGCCCACCTGCTGGCTGCGGGCATGGTGGTGTTCTCCTTCATGGTGCTGCTGGCGCTGAACTGGCTGCAACCCAAGGCAGAGCAACGCGCATGA
- the modA gene encoding molybdate ABC transporter substrate-binding protein, which translates to MTSITARCRSLPFQLIRTAAVIGATLFSLWSAQAQAAEVSVAVAANFTAPMKKIALEFEKDTGHKAALSFGATGKFYAQINNGAPFGVLLSADDTTPEKLAKEGKAVADSRFTYAIGALVLWSAKAGYVDDKGQVLKTGDYQHIAMANPKLAPYGAAAMEVLNKLGLTAQVQPKVVMGENIAQTYQFAATGNAQLGFVALSQVMENGKIREGSAWQVPGNMHEPIRQDAIVLNSAKDSEAAAALMKYLSSPKARDIIHSYGYSN; encoded by the coding sequence ATGACTTCGATCACAGCCCGCTGCCGCAGTTTGCCCTTTCAACTGATTCGCACTGCCGCAGTGATTGGCGCCACTTTGTTCAGCCTGTGGTCTGCGCAAGCTCAAGCCGCTGAAGTCTCAGTGGCCGTCGCCGCGAACTTCACCGCCCCCATGAAAAAAATTGCGCTGGAGTTTGAAAAGGACACAGGCCACAAAGCCGCGTTGTCATTTGGAGCCACCGGCAAGTTCTACGCCCAAATCAACAATGGCGCGCCCTTTGGCGTATTACTGTCTGCCGATGACACAACGCCCGAAAAACTGGCTAAAGAAGGCAAGGCCGTGGCCGACTCGCGCTTTACCTACGCCATTGGTGCACTGGTGCTGTGGAGCGCCAAGGCCGGTTATGTGGATGACAAGGGCCAGGTACTCAAGACTGGCGACTACCAACACATCGCCATGGCCAACCCCAAACTGGCGCCCTACGGCGCAGCTGCTATGGAAGTGTTGAATAAATTGGGCTTGACCGCGCAAGTACAACCTAAAGTGGTCATGGGCGAGAACATTGCCCAAACCTACCAGTTCGCCGCCACCGGCAATGCGCAACTGGGCTTTGTGGCGTTGTCTCAAGTCATGGAAAACGGCAAGATCCGCGAAGGATCGGCTTGGCAGGTGCCCGGCAACATGCATGAACCCATTCGCCAAGATGCCATCGTGCTGAACAGCGCTAAAGACAGTGAAGCGGCAGCCGCTCTGATGAAATATCTGAGCAGCCCCAAGGCGCGTGACATCATTCACTCCTACGGCTATAGCAACTAA
- a CDS encoding TOBE domain-containing protein → MSEIDHPKEEQFDAFDDEGVQSRSLSSDSVSQALGYDMADRRIAILRGIAQSGSISQAARDVGVSYKAAWQAIDTLTNLAGVSLVERSVGGAGGGGAQITPAGEELLHAAEAMMRLRTELMQRMKLGTPGGTQPNLGLMTSMRNQWPCTVLKVESMGGQIRVWLRAAMDAGSDWTIAARITPESYELLGLAPGVQVLALCKATAVKVWVGAERPVASTQSINLWPAVVQRATYGAQTVSEEVIASDEAICRLSWGAQIVGFAAAMSGLVANDNVWLEVPESAVVVAVTAS, encoded by the coding sequence ATGTCAGAAATCGATCATCCTAAAGAAGAACAATTTGATGCTTTTGACGACGAGGGAGTGCAAAGCCGCTCTCTGTCCTCAGACTCCGTATCGCAAGCGCTGGGCTACGACATGGCAGACCGGCGCATCGCCATCTTGCGCGGCATTGCGCAAAGCGGCTCTATCTCTCAGGCGGCCCGCGATGTGGGCGTGAGCTACAAGGCCGCATGGCAGGCCATTGATACGTTGACCAATCTCGCTGGCGTATCGCTGGTGGAGCGTAGCGTGGGCGGTGCCGGTGGCGGTGGAGCACAAATTACCCCCGCAGGTGAAGAATTGCTGCATGCGGCCGAAGCCATGATGCGACTGCGCACCGAGCTGATGCAGCGCATGAAGTTGGGCACGCCCGGCGGCACGCAGCCGAACTTGGGTTTGATGACCAGCATGCGCAATCAGTGGCCTTGCACGGTGCTCAAGGTGGAATCGATGGGCGGTCAGATTCGCGTCTGGCTGCGCGCGGCAATGGATGCGGGCTCAGACTGGACGATTGCTGCCCGCATCACCCCCGAAAGCTATGAGCTGCTGGGTTTGGCTCCCGGTGTGCAGGTGCTTGCGTTGTGCAAGGCCACGGCCGTTAAGGTGTGGGTGGGCGCCGAGCGCCCAGTTGCATCTACGCAGAGTATCAACCTCTGGCCCGCCGTGGTGCAGCGCGCAACCTACGGTGCGCAAACTGTGTCTGAAGAAGTGATTGCCTCTGATGAAGCCATTTGCCGCCTGAGCTGGGGCGCGCAGATTGTAGGCTTTGCAGCCGCCATGAGCGGACTAGTGGCCAACGACAACGTGTGGCTGGAAGTGCCTGAATCTGCAGTGGTTGTGGCGGTTACGGCCAGCTAA
- a CDS encoding tripartite tricarboxylate transporter substrate binding protein: protein MPSKHVINSLRRLSLAAIPALLCSVFAATAVASEKWPDRPIRLIVNFAPGGAADVMGRAISPTMSQVLGQSVVVDNKPGANGNIGIGETVRAAKDGYTLLLSSGGGISINPLIYSKLSFNPEKDLIPVAAVARVHVFLETNPSLPVSNVQDFIKHLQANPGKLSYGSPGPGSSPHLAGEMFKRAAKVDASHIPYKGAGPALTDVLSGQLQYWFDPGPGLKQVEAGKLKLLAIGSPQRSPLYPKVPTLAESGLPGFDADTLFGIYAPAGTPAPVVEAVRASVLKALEQKNVIDVLQGLGSTPEPNMSRQEFVDHHAKERVRFAPLIKEIGLKVD from the coding sequence ATGCCTTCAAAACACGTCATCAACAGCCTGCGCCGCTTGAGTCTGGCCGCTATTCCAGCTCTGCTTTGCAGTGTATTTGCGGCCACTGCTGTGGCTTCTGAAAAGTGGCCAGACCGCCCTATCCGCCTGATCGTCAACTTCGCCCCCGGTGGCGCGGCCGACGTAATGGGGCGGGCCATCTCCCCCACCATGAGCCAGGTGCTGGGGCAGTCCGTGGTGGTGGACAACAAGCCCGGCGCCAACGGCAATATCGGCATTGGTGAAACCGTGCGTGCAGCCAAAGATGGCTATACGCTGCTGCTGAGCTCAGGCGGCGGCATCAGCATCAATCCGTTGATTTACAGCAAGCTGTCCTTCAACCCCGAGAAGGATTTGATCCCCGTCGCCGCCGTGGCGCGCGTGCATGTCTTTCTGGAAACCAACCCCAGCTTGCCGGTGAGCAATGTGCAGGACTTCATCAAGCATCTGCAGGCCAACCCCGGCAAATTGTCATACGGCTCGCCCGGCCCCGGCAGCTCGCCGCATCTGGCTGGTGAAATGTTCAAACGCGCCGCCAAGGTCGATGCCAGTCACATTCCCTACAAAGGCGCTGGCCCGGCTTTGACTGATGTGCTCAGCGGCCAGCTCCAGTACTGGTTTGATCCGGGCCCCGGCCTCAAGCAAGTCGAGGCCGGCAAGCTCAAGCTGCTGGCCATTGGCAGCCCGCAGCGCTCCCCTCTCTACCCCAAAGTCCCAACGCTGGCCGAAAGTGGCTTGCCGGGCTTTGATGCCGACACTTTATTCGGCATCTACGCTCCCGCAGGCACGCCTGCGCCCGTGGTGGAGGCCGTGCGCGCCAGCGTGCTCAAGGCGCTGGAGCAAAAAAATGTGATCGATGTGCTGCAAGGACTTGGCTCCACGCCTGAACCCAATATGAGCCGCCAGGAGTTTGTCGATCACCACGCCAAGGAGCGCGTCCGCTTCGCACCACTGATCAAGGAAATTGGCCTGAAGGTGGACTGA
- the mdlC gene encoding benzoylformate decarboxylase gives MLRELGMTRIFGNPGSTELPLFRDYPEDFSYELGLQEAVVVGMADGYAQATRNASFVNLHSAAGVGHAMANIFTAFKNRTPMVITAGQQARSLLQFDPFLHSRDAAELPKPYVKWSCEPARAEDVPQALARAYYIAMQEPRGPVFVSIPADDWDKPCEPITLRSIGFETRPNPQTLTAAGKALDASVSPAFVVGAAVDRAGAWDAVVALAERHQARVFVAPMSGRCSFPEDHPLFAGFLPAMRERIVDLLAPHDTIFAIGAAAFTYHVEGAGPFIPVDSELFQLIEDPAIAAWAPVGTAAVGNIKLGVEELLSRPQLAQRPTPARKPTQPVPAAPAAGERMSVAFAMHTLASVRDPHSIIVEEAPSSRSTIQTYLPIFHSETFFTMCSGGLGHSMPAAVGIALAKPEKKVIAVIGDGSAMYAIQALWTAAHLRLPITFVILKNRRYAALQDFSKVFGYREGEKVEGTELPDLDFVALAKGHGCDGIHVEDASQLSRILKETIAHPRPIVVEVEVA, from the coding sequence ATGCTGCGCGAGCTGGGCATGACGCGCATCTTCGGCAACCCCGGCTCCACAGAGCTGCCGCTGTTTAGGGACTACCCCGAGGATTTTTCCTACGAGCTGGGCCTGCAGGAGGCCGTGGTTGTCGGCATGGCCGATGGTTATGCGCAGGCTACGCGCAACGCCAGCTTTGTGAATTTGCACTCAGCCGCAGGCGTGGGCCATGCCATGGCCAATATCTTCACCGCCTTCAAGAATCGCACGCCCATGGTCATCACGGCCGGCCAGCAAGCGCGCTCCTTGCTGCAGTTCGACCCGTTTTTGCATTCCCGTGATGCCGCAGAGTTGCCCAAGCCCTATGTGAAGTGGAGCTGCGAGCCAGCCCGCGCCGAAGACGTGCCTCAGGCACTGGCCCGCGCCTACTACATCGCCATGCAAGAACCTCGCGGCCCTGTATTTGTCTCCATTCCTGCCGATGACTGGGACAAACCTTGCGAGCCCATCACACTGCGCAGCATTGGCTTTGAAACCCGCCCCAACCCGCAAACGCTGACGGCGGCTGGCAAGGCGCTTGATGCATCGGTGTCGCCAGCCTTTGTGGTGGGCGCTGCCGTAGACCGCGCTGGCGCGTGGGATGCCGTTGTGGCTCTGGCCGAGCGCCACCAAGCCCGCGTGTTTGTAGCGCCCATGAGCGGGCGCTGCAGCTTCCCCGAAGATCACCCCCTGTTTGCCGGTTTTCTGCCTGCCATGCGCGAGCGCATCGTGGACCTGCTGGCCCCACATGACACTATTTTTGCCATTGGCGCTGCCGCTTTCACCTATCACGTGGAAGGCGCTGGCCCGTTCATCCCCGTTGATTCCGAGCTGTTCCAGCTGATTGAAGACCCGGCCATTGCAGCATGGGCACCCGTGGGCACGGCTGCCGTGGGCAATATCAAGCTGGGTGTCGAAGAGTTGCTGAGCCGCCCGCAACTGGCGCAGCGCCCAACACCAGCGCGCAAGCCCACACAACCCGTTCCAGCCGCACCTGCAGCAGGTGAGCGCATGTCGGTCGCTTTTGCCATGCACACGCTGGCCAGCGTGCGTGACCCGCACAGCATCATCGTGGAAGAGGCTCCCAGCTCACGCTCAACGATTCAGACCTATCTGCCCATCTTTCACAGCGAGACCTTTTTCACCATGTGCAGCGGTGGGCTGGGCCACAGCATGCCTGCGGCTGTCGGCATTGCTCTGGCCAAACCCGAAAAAAAAGTGATTGCCGTGATTGGCGACGGCTCGGCCATGTATGCCATTCAGGCCCTGTGGACTGCGGCCCATCTACGCCTGCCCATCACCTTTGTGATTCTCAAAAACCGCCGCTACGCCGCGCTGCAAGACTTCTCCAAAGTCTTTGGCTACCGCGAAGGTGAAAAGGTAGAAGGCACAGAACTACCCGATCTCGACTTTGTGGCTCTGGCCAAAGGCCACGGCTGCGATGGCATTCATGTGGAAGACGCTAGTCAGCTAAGCCGGATCCTCAAGGAAACTATTGCCCACCCTCGACCCATCGTGGTTGAGGTGGAAGTGGCCTGA
- a CDS encoding LysR family transcriptional regulator has translation MDISGLDLNLLRVFDAVFRHGSVSRAAQEVGLSQPAASQAVTRLRQLLGDPLFERMHGGVRPTPRAERLARAVRTALATLEVALAEAHTFDPLQASQCFRIHLSDIGEARFLPPLMQALREQAPNVKLETLPMPMGEIADALDRGSLDIAIGFLPGVTGTKQQVLLSDHYAVLLRQAHPLLKGLKNKRLGPEHLQRLDYVAVRSHSETLRILRTLELQSQIRLSAAHFMAVPSIVRQSDLAVIMPAEIADTFEQMGGYAVLQADLPESAFDVSLHWSWRFEREPANQWLRALVSEVFQPHQ, from the coding sequence ATGGATATATCTGGTCTAGATCTCAACTTGCTACGCGTCTTTGATGCGGTGTTCAGGCATGGCAGTGTCAGCCGTGCGGCCCAGGAGGTGGGGCTGTCTCAGCCTGCTGCCAGTCAGGCGGTGACGCGGCTGCGCCAGTTGCTGGGCGACCCTCTGTTTGAGCGCATGCACGGCGGCGTGCGGCCCACGCCGCGTGCCGAGAGGCTGGCACGGGCAGTGCGTACGGCCTTGGCCACGCTGGAAGTGGCGCTGGCCGAAGCGCATACCTTTGATCCCTTGCAGGCGAGCCAGTGCTTTCGCATCCATCTCAGCGATATTGGTGAGGCCCGCTTTTTGCCGCCGCTGATGCAAGCCTTGCGAGAGCAAGCGCCGAACGTAAAGCTGGAGACGCTCCCCATGCCCATGGGAGAGATTGCGGATGCGCTGGACCGTGGCTCACTGGACATCGCCATCGGCTTCTTGCCCGGTGTAACGGGGACTAAGCAGCAGGTCTTGCTTTCGGATCACTATGCCGTGCTGCTAAGGCAGGCGCACCCGCTGCTCAAGGGCTTGAAAAACAAGCGGCTTGGCCCTGAGCATTTGCAGCGGCTGGACTATGTGGCGGTGCGTTCGCACTCAGAGACTTTGCGTATTTTGCGCACGCTGGAGCTGCAGAGCCAGATTCGCCTCTCGGCGGCGCACTTCATGGCCGTGCCCTCAATCGTGCGCCAGAGCGATCTGGCCGTCATCATGCCGGCCGAGATTGCGGACACGTTTGAGCAAATGGGCGGCTATGCGGTGCTGCAGGCCGATCTACCCGAAAGCGCGTTTGATGTTTCCCTGCACTGGAGCTGGCGTTTTGAGCGTGAACCCGCCAATCAGTGGCTGCGTGCGCTGGTGAGCGAGGTCTTTCAGCCGCACCAATAA